The proteins below come from a single Burkholderia sp. PAMC 26561 genomic window:
- a CDS encoding universal stress protein: MFTRIVVAIDGSRTSSRAFNTALELAVTHHAVLQPFYVIEEAPIYYDVPGYDPSILRTQLADQGATLAAETNAAMKQRGMEGQVLVSEASSVEDVAELVLKAATAFNADLLVMGTHGRKGFQRLILGSVAERCLRQATLPVLLIPSAAGGEDVAAQVAA, translated from the coding sequence ATGTTCACTCGAATAGTCGTCGCTATCGATGGCAGCCGTACTTCCAGCCGCGCATTTAATACCGCGCTCGAACTCGCCGTCACACATCACGCGGTGCTGCAGCCGTTCTACGTGATCGAAGAGGCCCCCATCTACTACGATGTCCCCGGCTACGATCCCTCGATCCTGCGTACCCAGCTTGCGGATCAAGGCGCCACGCTCGCCGCCGAAACCAACGCAGCGATGAAACAGCGCGGGATGGAAGGCCAGGTCCTGGTGAGTGAAGCGTCGTCAGTGGAAGATGTGGCCGAGCTCGTTCTCAAGGCCGCGACCGCATTCAACGCCGACCTCCTCGTAATGGGCACGCACGGGCGCAAGGGATTCCAGCGGCTGATTCTTGGCAGCGTGGCGGAGCGGTGTCTCCGGCAGGCAACCCTGCCGGTGCTGCTGATTCCTTCGGCAGCGGGAGGCGAAGACGTCGCAGCTCAGGTCGCGGCTTAG
- a CDS encoding helix-turn-helix domain-containing protein — MPEGLSATDTDKLQSVIVNARNIRRGETLFRIGDTFDALYAIRSGSLKTVVTSANGRDQVMGLHLGGDALGLEGFENGHHACRAVALEDSSVCVVPLSAFERACRETIAIQRRLLQLLSREVVRKSTQTVILGTLRADERVAALLLDISSRLTRRGYAGNEFNLRFTRDDMGSFLGITLETVSRTLSRFQAKGLLRTDGKLIHILDFDGLRAV, encoded by the coding sequence ATGCCAGAAGGCCTGTCCGCCACCGATACCGACAAGCTGCAGTCGGTCATCGTCAATGCGCGCAACATCAGGCGCGGCGAAACGCTGTTCCGTATCGGCGATACATTCGATGCGCTTTACGCCATTCGCTCCGGTTCACTCAAGACGGTCGTGACGAGCGCGAATGGCCGCGATCAGGTCATGGGTCTGCACCTGGGCGGCGACGCGCTGGGGCTGGAAGGTTTCGAGAACGGCCATCACGCGTGCCGCGCCGTAGCGCTGGAAGACAGTTCTGTCTGCGTCGTCCCCTTGTCCGCTTTCGAACGCGCGTGCCGCGAGACCATTGCCATTCAGCGGCGGCTGCTGCAGTTGCTCAGCCGTGAAGTCGTCCGCAAATCGACACAGACCGTAATTCTCGGCACCTTGCGCGCCGACGAACGTGTCGCCGCGCTGCTTCTCGACATCTCTTCGCGCCTCACGCGCCGCGGGTACGCCGGGAACGAATTCAACCTGCGTTTTACACGCGACGACATGGGCAGTTTTCTCGGCATCACGCTGGAAACCGTCAGCAGGACCCTCTCGCGTTTTCAGGCGAAAGGCCTGCTTCGCACAGACGGCAAATTGATCCATATCCTCGACTTCGACGGACTGCGCGCCGTCTGA
- a CDS encoding SUMF1/EgtB/PvdO family nonheme iron enzyme, translating into MNREPTPLHPLLARLREARQATDALFAVVKPEFLYERPIAERHRIVFYIGHLEAFDRNLFDQRLFDLPSPNAEFDQLFAFGIDPVDGGLPTDQPQDWPTLEEIRAYVQRIRDDIDARFDPVEITNGADKDGSFVEPAIKPETLLEVAIEHRLMHAETLAYMLHQLPLHQKTGPKVTEQEARHPLHTGSKREMVHVPAGTATLGLTRESGTFGWDNEFGEHKVDVPAFEIDRNMVTNADWLDFIRADGYSNRDLWRDADWAWIEQEGIDQPAFWVRDSSNADAWKLRTMFDEIDLPADWPVYVSHAEASAYAKWAGKSLPTEAQWQRAAEGAPHVQTGNFDFRRWEPSPVQAHPENRSAAGVEGQFGNGWEWTSTPFGALPGFEPFSFYLGYSANFYDDQHYVLKGGSPRTAACMLRPSFRNWFQAHYQYVYAGFRCVRN; encoded by the coding sequence ATGAATCGCGAACCCACCCCGCTGCATCCGCTGCTCGCCCGACTGCGCGAAGCGCGCCAGGCAACCGACGCGCTGTTCGCCGTCGTCAAGCCCGAATTCCTGTATGAACGGCCGATTGCCGAGCGGCATCGGATCGTGTTTTACATTGGTCACCTGGAAGCGTTCGACCGGAATCTCTTCGATCAGCGCCTGTTCGACCTGCCCAGCCCCAATGCAGAATTCGATCAGTTGTTCGCATTTGGTATCGATCCTGTCGACGGCGGCCTGCCAACCGACCAGCCGCAAGACTGGCCGACGCTGGAAGAGATCCGCGCGTATGTGCAGCGTATTCGCGATGACATCGATGCGCGCTTCGACCCCGTCGAAATTACAAACGGTGCCGACAAGGACGGCAGTTTCGTCGAGCCGGCAATCAAGCCGGAGACGTTGCTGGAAGTTGCGATCGAGCATCGGCTGATGCATGCCGAGACGCTTGCGTACATGCTGCACCAGTTGCCGCTACACCAGAAAACTGGCCCGAAGGTAACCGAGCAGGAAGCGCGGCATCCCCTCCATACCGGCTCAAAACGCGAAATGGTCCACGTGCCCGCGGGCACGGCCACGCTCGGCCTTACGCGCGAAAGCGGAACATTTGGCTGGGACAACGAGTTTGGAGAACACAAGGTGGACGTGCCGGCATTCGAGATAGACCGCAATATGGTGACGAATGCCGACTGGCTCGACTTCATCCGGGCCGATGGATATTCGAACCGCGATCTCTGGCGCGATGCCGACTGGGCGTGGATCGAGCAGGAAGGCATCGATCAACCCGCGTTCTGGGTCCGGGATTCATCGAATGCGGACGCGTGGAAACTGCGAACCATGTTCGACGAGATTGACCTTCCGGCTGACTGGCCCGTCTACGTGAGCCATGCCGAAGCCAGCGCATACGCAAAATGGGCGGGCAAGTCGTTGCCAACCGAAGCGCAATGGCAACGCGCCGCCGAAGGTGCGCCTCACGTGCAGACAGGCAACTTCGATTTCCGCCGATGGGAACCGTCTCCCGTTCAGGCGCATCCGGAAAACCGCAGCGCGGCCGGCGTGGAAGGACAGTTCGGCAATGGCTGGGAATGGACATCGACCCCGTTCGGGGCATTACCCGGGTTCGAACCGTTCTCGTTCTATCTGGGCTACTCGGCGAATTTCTACGACGACCAGCATTACGTGCTCAAAGGCGGCTCGCCACGCACGGCGGCATGCATGCTCAGACCGAGTTTTCGCAACTGGTTCCAGGCGCATTATCAGTATGTGTATGCCGGGTTCCGTTGCGTGCGCAACTGA
- a CDS encoding glycine zipper family protein — MNSGKLLSAAVLGGVVLVSGCAVVPPSGPSVVALPRSGEPLATFRADDYECRNYAYQSGNPQGAAQAATTNSVNSSVLGTLGGAAAGALIGAAAGNAGAGAAIGAGSGLLLGSAAGANSAQYSAAGLQGQYDAAYAQCMTSKGNTIQQPQVYAPQPVYYAPPPQYYAPPPPVYYAPYPYY; from the coding sequence ATGAACTCAGGCAAGTTACTCAGCGCAGCCGTGCTCGGCGGCGTGGTTTTGGTCAGCGGTTGCGCGGTCGTGCCGCCGAGCGGGCCGAGTGTTGTTGCGTTGCCGCGTTCGGGCGAACCGCTCGCGACTTTTCGCGCGGACGACTACGAATGCCGTAATTACGCGTATCAGTCAGGTAATCCGCAAGGTGCGGCGCAAGCGGCGACCACGAACAGCGTCAACAGCAGCGTGCTGGGCACGCTCGGTGGGGCGGCTGCGGGTGCGTTGATTGGTGCGGCGGCGGGCAATGCGGGAGCGGGCGCGGCGATTGGCGCCGGCAGCGGATTGTTGCTTGGAAGCGCGGCGGGTGCGAACAGCGCCCAGTATTCGGCGGCAGGCCTCCAAGGTCAATACGACGCGGCTTACGCGCAGTGCATGACATCGAAGGGCAACACGATTCAGCAGCCGCAAGTCTATGCGCCGCAGCCGGTCTACTACGCACCGCCGCCGCAGTATTACGCGCCGCCACCGCCGGTTTATTACGCGCCGTATCCGTACTATTGA